Proteins encoded by one window of Litoribacterium kuwaitense:
- the serA gene encoding phosphoglycerate dehydrogenase, producing the protein MGYILVSDAMSEEGLAPLLEADHVTVVQKNAHDVTDLHLYDALLVRSQTKVDAELIEKMSNLKIIARAGVGVDNIDIDAATKHGVVVVNAPDGNTISTAEHTFAMIASLMRNIPQATASIKNGNWNRSAFQGRELYGKTLGIVGMGRIGSEIAKRAKSFEMKIKAFDPYLQKNRADKMGIESVSLEELLESCDIITVHTPLTKATRGLINDENLALTKKGVYLINCARGGIIDESALVNYLDKDHIAGVALDVFEVEPPEAHPLLQYDQVIATPHIAASTKEAQLNVATQVASEVLSFLDGRPAQSSINLPALPKDVFEQMEPFYHLTKTMGRFLSQCMREPVKEVSITYAGEVASLETSVTTRAFLVGFLQERVDTGINDVNATMTAKQRDIHYGEKISTETKGYSNLISVEVRGEQTTFTLTGTFVQGYGIRIVNVNSFDIDFLPEGHLVYIHHNDQPGVIGKVGHILAQHGVNIATMQVGRKTAGGEAIMMLSFDRVLTEDVVHDLSFIDELDSLKTIEL; encoded by the coding sequence ATGGGATACATTTTAGTGTCTGATGCAATGAGTGAAGAAGGTCTTGCACCGCTTTTAGAGGCAGACCACGTAACCGTTGTACAGAAAAATGCTCATGACGTGACCGATTTACACCTTTATGATGCTCTACTTGTACGTAGCCAGACAAAAGTCGACGCTGAACTGATCGAAAAAATGTCCAATTTAAAAATCATTGCTCGTGCTGGTGTCGGTGTTGACAACATTGATATTGATGCAGCGACAAAACATGGTGTCGTCGTCGTCAATGCGCCCGATGGAAACACGATTTCGACGGCCGAACATACATTTGCAATGATTGCCTCACTCATGCGAAACATCCCTCAAGCTACAGCCTCCATAAAAAATGGCAACTGGAATCGATCTGCTTTCCAAGGTCGGGAGCTTTACGGGAAAACGCTTGGGATTGTAGGTATGGGACGGATCGGATCAGAAATTGCTAAGCGCGCTAAATCCTTTGAAATGAAAATCAAGGCATTTGACCCATACTTGCAAAAAAATCGTGCAGATAAAATGGGGATTGAGTCGGTTAGCTTAGAAGAGTTGCTAGAATCATGTGACATTATCACAGTACATACACCACTCACGAAGGCAACAAGAGGATTAATCAACGACGAAAATCTTGCCCTTACGAAAAAAGGTGTCTATTTAATTAACTGTGCACGTGGGGGTATCATTGACGAATCCGCTTTAGTGAACTACTTGGATAAAGATCATATTGCCGGTGTTGCTTTGGATGTTTTCGAAGTTGAGCCACCTGAAGCACATCCGCTTTTACAATATGACCAAGTGATTGCTACGCCTCATATCGCTGCATCTACAAAAGAAGCGCAGCTCAATGTAGCAACACAAGTCGCCAGCGAAGTGCTCTCCTTCTTAGACGGACGACCAGCTCAATCGTCCATCAACCTCCCCGCTCTGCCAAAGGATGTATTTGAGCAGATGGAGCCGTTTTATCATTTAACGAAAACCATGGGCCGGTTTTTATCTCAGTGCATGAGAGAACCTGTTAAAGAAGTGTCCATTACGTACGCTGGTGAGGTGGCTTCATTAGAAACATCTGTAACTACACGTGCTTTCCTCGTAGGTTTTTTGCAGGAACGTGTAGATACAGGTATTAATGATGTGAATGCAACGATGACAGCGAAACAGCGTGATATTCATTACGGTGAAAAGATTTCAACCGAAACGAAAGGCTACTCTAATTTGATCTCGGTTGAAGTTCGCGGAGAACAAACGACCTTTACATTGACTGGTACATTCGTCCAAGGGTACGGGATACGAATTGTCAACGTGAACAGTTTTGACATTGATTTTCTGCCAGAAGGACATCTCGTCTACATTCACCACAATGACCAACCAGGGGTCATTGGTAAAGTCGGACATATCCTGGCTCAGCACGGCGTCAACATTGCAACGATGCAAGTTGGCCGAAAAACTGCTGGCGGCGAAGCCATTATGATGCTATCGTTTGACCGAGTATTGACCGAAGATGTTGTCCACGACCTTTCATTTATTGATGAACTCGACTCATTAAAAACGATTGAGCTTTAA
- a CDS encoding helix-turn-helix domain-containing protein: MSYRQAVLMHVLDRFQGERSVNAVYHLLKGKRSSQTIQDAGLFALSPFFGCLSTTLTRDTFLNDIEWLWSEGYVISTGKHKAVLTEKGRDLFLQFNKSYPAPQRLNGAKYHSRTDEFWRRLYHLLDRDAEEKASSSFMLAEKSTLLWLDQFCRSHSKGVWVRAAYDELLTLLNQVDQLSACMFVYKLSRPTRTGWTLEQAGKRFGIGIEGAELYWRAALHHLFGTVMNAPQRYQNLSLLLEGTANNPLTQSAAKTLPYAERGASISDIALKRRLKESTIEDHIIEIASHLPHFQWKDYILSEHVTLILPIIREGEGYSLKRMKEKLPPEVSYFSIRLCLAREKGAFFQDDT; encoded by the coding sequence ATGTCGTATCGACAGGCAGTACTTATGCACGTGCTTGATCGGTTTCAAGGAGAACGTAGTGTAAATGCTGTGTACCATTTATTAAAGGGGAAGCGGTCATCTCAAACGATTCAAGATGCTGGTTTGTTTGCGCTATCGCCATTTTTTGGTTGTCTTTCCACAACATTGACGAGAGACACATTTCTTAACGATATTGAATGGTTATGGTCAGAAGGGTATGTGATCTCAACAGGCAAGCATAAAGCGGTACTCACGGAAAAAGGAAGAGATTTATTCCTTCAGTTTAATAAAAGCTATCCTGCACCACAACGGCTTAATGGTGCGAAATATCATAGTCGAACTGACGAATTTTGGCGGCGTCTTTATCACCTATTAGATCGTGATGCCGAAGAAAAAGCGTCTTCAAGCTTTATGCTGGCAGAAAAAAGTACGTTACTTTGGCTTGATCAGTTTTGCCGCTCGCACTCAAAAGGCGTCTGGGTGAGGGCTGCATACGATGAATTGTTGACATTGTTAAATCAAGTAGATCAACTATCCGCCTGCATGTTCGTTTACAAGCTGTCACGCCCTACGCGAACGGGCTGGACATTGGAGCAGGCAGGCAAACGGTTCGGCATCGGTATTGAAGGCGCGGAGCTATATTGGCGAGCTGCTCTTCATCACTTATTTGGCACGGTTATGAACGCGCCTCAACGCTATCAGAACCTTTCCTTGCTTTTAGAAGGGACAGCAAATAACCCTTTGACACAATCCGCAGCCAAGACCCTTCCATATGCTGAACGCGGTGCTTCGATATCTGATATTGCGCTGAAGCGTCGTTTAAAAGAAAGTACCATTGAAGATCATATCATTGAAATTGCTTCACATCTGCCGCATTTCCAATGGAAGGATTACATATTGAGCGAACACGTCACGCTCATTCTCCCTATCATAAGAGAAGGTGAAGGGTATTCCTTAAAACGTATGAAAGAAAAGCTTCCTCCAGAAGTTTCATATTTTAGCATTCGTTTATGTCTTGCTAGAGAGAAGGGAGCGTTTTTTCAAGATGACACGTGA
- a CDS encoding LysM peptidoglycan-binding domain-containing protein — protein sequence MQTRAERRASQHEEKRRTVTKKQEGEQSLPSRVQRRSSNSSETLTERRASRRRKRRMTLHQWLLIFFLVLTIGIPVYYALKAEPLAQHENDDTSTNAADVVNMASEEEADEEADATAEEVIDGEQETTDDDNAAEAETSSPTIPEERTPTVSENANETVEEPVNSQESVDPPAPSESTVEETPVEEEETPQETEQAPVETNQQAGTHVVQAEDTLYSISQRYYGSRDGEEIIRNANGLNGDAVYVGQELQIPAR from the coding sequence ATGCAAACAAGAGCTGAACGAAGGGCGAGCCAACATGAAGAAAAACGCCGCACTGTTACAAAAAAACAGGAAGGCGAACAGTCTCTCCCATCACGAGTTCAACGTCGAAGTTCAAATTCGAGTGAAACATTAACAGAAAGGCGTGCCAGCCGCAGACGAAAAAGACGAATGACGCTGCACCAATGGCTGCTCATTTTCTTTCTTGTGTTAACCATCGGGATTCCCGTATATTATGCCTTGAAAGCTGAGCCATTAGCTCAGCATGAAAATGATGATACATCGACAAATGCCGCGGATGTTGTAAACATGGCTAGCGAAGAAGAGGCAGATGAGGAAGCGGACGCTACAGCAGAAGAAGTCATTGATGGTGAACAGGAAACAACAGATGACGATAATGCAGCTGAAGCAGAAACGAGCTCGCCTACAATACCGGAAGAACGCACCCCAACTGTATCAGAAAATGCGAACGAAACAGTTGAGGAGCCAGTGAATTCACAAGAGAGTGTAGATCCACCTGCACCTTCTGAGAGTACGGTTGAAGAAACACCGGTGGAGGAAGAGGAAACCCCTCAAGAGACAGAGCAAGCTCCTGTGGAAACAAATCAGCAAGCCGGAACGCACGTTGTCCAAGCAGAGGACACACTATATTCAATTTCCCAACGCTATTATGGATCGCGTGATGGAGAGGAAATCATTAGAAATGCAAATGGACTAAATGGAGATGCGGTTTACGTAGGGCAAGAGCTGCAAATTCCTGCACGTTAA
- a CDS encoding metallophosphoesterase — MDWILIIGGAAIAGLLLLGCMIMLAFENRLCSHKVFSPHLKRDETLDIFFISDIHRRTVSRRLLRKCVGGLDAVVIGGDLTEEGVPLEKTRLNVQRLSSLGAPVFFVWGNNDYEVDQKAFVQMLTDEGVQLLRNGHSFLREHVCIIGVDDATSALDDLPKAMPKDDQSGFFLLVSHNPNVRYTETEKERLSGVLTAHTHGGQIRIGPFGPYTLGELKVKEAFFELSTNGYGTSLLPLRLGARSEAHWLSISGE; from the coding sequence TTGGATTGGATTTTGATCATCGGGGGAGCAGCCATTGCCGGGCTTCTTTTGTTAGGGTGTATGATCATGCTCGCCTTTGAGAATAGGTTATGCTCCCATAAAGTGTTCTCCCCTCATTTGAAGCGTGATGAAACACTTGACATCTTTTTTATTAGTGATATTCACCGGAGAACTGTGTCACGCCGACTTTTAAGAAAGTGTGTTGGCGGCCTGGATGCAGTGGTTATCGGAGGCGATCTTACTGAGGAAGGTGTTCCTCTTGAGAAGACGAGACTGAATGTTCAACGACTCTCCTCCTTGGGGGCCCCTGTGTTTTTTGTATGGGGGAATAATGATTATGAAGTGGATCAGAAAGCATTTGTACAAATGTTGACAGATGAAGGCGTTCAGCTTCTTCGTAATGGTCATAGCTTTCTGCGTGAACACGTCTGTATCATTGGTGTAGACGATGCGACCAGTGCATTGGATGATTTGCCAAAAGCGATGCCTAAGGACGATCAAAGTGGCTTTTTCTTACTTGTCTCACATAATCCAAATGTTCGTTATACTGAGACGGAAAAAGAGAGATTGAGTGGAGTGTTAACCGCACATACGCATGGTGGGCAAATCCGTATCGGTCCATTCGGTCCATATACGCTTGGAGAGCTAAAGGTAAAAGAAGCGTTTTTTGAGCTTTCGACAAACGGATATGGTACGTCTTTACTGCCTTTACGCTTAGGCGCAAGGTCTGAGGCACATTGGCTGTCAATCTCTGGGGAGTGA
- a CDS encoding RecQ family ATP-dependent DNA helicase yields MTRDQLLRKVFGLSTLRSEQEMVLDAMEEGKDVLAVMPTGAGKSLCYQLPAYLYGGVVLIVTPLISLMEDQVRRLWHVKERSVVALHSGMAWREKQLVLHRLASYRFVFVSPEMLQTKKVKEALMSCTIRLFVVDEAHCISQWGPEFRLDYLKLGEVRETLGSPPCLALTATAPTAVVHDIVTHLRFSTHQTILRMGTDRPNIRLAAQTFDHEFDKKEALLTWIKRMRGPALVYVSSRRKAEELALLLEKETAFEVSAYHAGLNPEERQLIQRQFLHNELEVVVCTSAFGMGIDKPDIQFVLHYHMPSRIESFVQEMGRAGRDGRPAFAVGLFSPEDELLQQHLMTGSLPDDAKVDRLYLCFCQLGWREGMSALKQHDHRFDMSEEQMDYCYFQLQRLESAEEDPFAVLKNLAQERLREKWSHWKCVKKWIFTEGCRRQELLDAFDETLEPSERPQLCCDNCGMTVPLVRSQAAVVTPLQPQAVNDWRQELAVICQVSQDEAGV; encoded by the coding sequence ATGACACGTGACCAGCTGTTACGCAAAGTGTTTGGCTTATCTACATTGCGCTCAGAACAAGAAATGGTGTTAGATGCGATGGAAGAAGGAAAGGATGTATTAGCTGTGATGCCAACGGGGGCTGGAAAGTCCCTTTGCTATCAGCTGCCAGCCTATTTGTATGGCGGCGTTGTCTTAATTGTCACACCATTAATCTCATTAATGGAAGATCAAGTTCGCCGTCTTTGGCATGTAAAAGAGCGATCGGTTGTTGCGCTTCACAGCGGGATGGCGTGGAGAGAGAAGCAGCTTGTGCTTCATCGACTTGCATCGTATCGATTCGTCTTTGTCTCACCTGAAATGTTGCAAACAAAAAAGGTGAAAGAAGCGCTCATGTCTTGTACAATACGGTTATTTGTCGTCGATGAAGCACACTGTATTTCACAATGGGGGCCAGAGTTTAGGCTGGATTACCTTAAGTTAGGTGAGGTCAGAGAGACACTTGGAAGTCCTCCATGCTTGGCATTAACAGCGACAGCACCGACGGCGGTTGTTCATGATATTGTGACCCATTTGCGTTTTTCTACCCATCAGACGATTTTACGCATGGGCACTGATCGCCCGAATATTCGCTTAGCTGCGCAAACATTTGATCATGAATTCGACAAAAAAGAGGCGCTTCTCACATGGATTAAACGAATGCGGGGTCCTGCGCTCGTGTATGTGTCCAGCCGGAGGAAAGCGGAAGAGCTTGCTCTTTTGCTCGAAAAAGAAACGGCATTTGAAGTGTCTGCGTATCATGCCGGTCTAAATCCTGAAGAGAGACAGCTTATTCAGCGACAATTTTTGCACAACGAACTCGAGGTTGTTGTATGTACGAGTGCTTTTGGGATGGGAATTGATAAACCTGATATTCAATTTGTGTTACATTACCACATGCCCTCACGCATTGAATCGTTTGTTCAAGAGATGGGAAGAGCTGGTCGAGATGGTCGTCCAGCATTCGCTGTTGGATTGTTTTCTCCGGAAGATGAATTGTTGCAGCAGCATTTAATGACGGGTTCTCTACCAGATGACGCAAAAGTGGATCGGCTATATTTATGTTTTTGTCAGCTCGGCTGGCGCGAAGGAATGAGCGCTTTAAAGCAACATGATCACCGCTTCGACATGTCTGAAGAGCAAATGGATTACTGTTATTTTCAATTGCAACGTCTTGAATCTGCAGAAGAAGATCCTTTTGCTGTATTAAAAAACTTGGCCCAGGAGCGGCTGCGAGAAAAGTGGTCTCATTGGAAGTGTGTAAAAAAGTGGATTTTCACGGAAGGCTGTCGTCGACAAGAACTATTAGACGCTTTTGATGAAACGCTTGAACCTTCGGAGCGTCCTCAGTTGTGTTGTGACAATTGTGGGATGACTGTTCCGCTTGTTCGTTCTCAAGCGGCAGTAGTGACACCTTTGCAGCCTCAAGCGGTTAACGATTGGCGTCAAGAACTGGCAGTCATTTGTCAAGTCTCTCAAGATGAAGCGGGAGTGTGA
- a CDS encoding YpdA family putative bacillithiol disulfide reductase, which produces MSIENQAQQEQVVIVGGGPCGLSAAIELQEKGVVPLVIEKGNIVDAIAQYPTHQTFFSTSEKLEIGDVPFIIEERKPRRSQALAYYREVVKKKNLRIHAFETVSRVAPAEGGGFFVMSETFDGPRVYRAKAVVLATGYYGHPNVMDVSGEELPHVSHYFKEAHRYFDQRVVVIGGKNSAVDAALELEKAGAHVSVLYRGPEYSASIKPWILPEFEALVRHEKVSMTFNAQIKEITSDEVVYAVGNEDQRIACDFVFAMTGYTPDHGLFREAGIKVDEDTGRPFFNEDTMETNVPNLYIAGVVAAGNNANEIFIENGRFHGGKIANALMQHSLTSLKKEVNHDA; this is translated from the coding sequence ATGTCAATCGAGAATCAGGCGCAGCAAGAACAAGTCGTGATCGTTGGTGGGGGACCATGTGGTTTGTCGGCAGCGATCGAGCTCCAAGAGAAAGGTGTTGTGCCCCTCGTTATTGAAAAAGGAAATATCGTTGACGCCATTGCTCAGTACCCAACACATCAAACTTTTTTTTCAACGAGTGAAAAGCTGGAAATTGGTGATGTTCCATTTATTATTGAAGAGCGGAAGCCCCGCCGGAGCCAAGCGCTGGCATACTATCGTGAAGTCGTTAAGAAGAAAAATTTGCGTATTCATGCATTTGAGACAGTGAGTCGTGTTGCTCCAGCTGAAGGTGGCGGCTTTTTTGTTATGTCTGAGACATTCGATGGTCCGCGTGTCTATCGTGCAAAAGCTGTTGTGTTAGCGACAGGCTATTACGGTCACCCGAATGTGATGGATGTTTCAGGAGAAGAGTTGCCCCACGTATCCCATTATTTTAAAGAGGCGCACCGTTATTTTGATCAGCGAGTCGTTGTCATTGGTGGTAAGAACTCTGCAGTCGATGCTGCGCTTGAATTAGAAAAGGCCGGAGCACATGTGAGCGTTCTGTATAGAGGCCCTGAGTATTCAGCAAGCATTAAGCCTTGGATTTTGCCAGAATTTGAAGCGCTCGTAAGGCATGAGAAAGTGTCAATGACATTCAATGCCCAGATTAAAGAGATCACCTCTGATGAAGTTGTGTATGCCGTTGGGAACGAAGATCAGCGAATTGCATGTGATTTTGTCTTTGCGATGACGGGCTATACACCCGATCATGGGCTTTTTCGCGAAGCCGGAATCAAAGTTGATGAAGACACTGGACGCCCTTTTTTCAACGAAGACACGATGGAAACAAACGTGCCCAACCTTTACATCGCTGGTGTCGTAGCCGCAGGAAATAACGCAAATGAAATATTTATTGAAAATGGGCGCTTTCACGGAGGTAAAATTGCCAATGCGCTTATGCAGCATTCGTTGACTTCATTGAAAAAAGAGGTGAATCACGATGCCTAA
- a CDS encoding CPBP family intramembrane glutamic endopeptidase translates to MSHRLLLINAYLSQVILLVVAVLLLWLLPLQRRDIAIFFHWPSFAELAVGIGGALIVLCIEWVLSKTMSKDLLDDGGINQALFAPLSYHHMIFLCLVVSFVEEALFRVVLQTQFGLILAALLFAFVHFRYVKRPFLLVFVTLVSFWMGFLFQVTASFWTVVIAHTIINLAAGLQLKKRENELHDKSTGGDCDANKS, encoded by the coding sequence ATGTCGCATCGTTTATTGCTCATCAATGCGTACCTATCTCAAGTCATCTTGCTAGTGGTCGCCGTTCTTTTGTTATGGCTCCTTCCGTTACAACGAAGAGACATCGCGATTTTCTTTCACTGGCCGTCATTTGCTGAGCTCGCTGTAGGGATTGGTGGAGCGCTCATCGTTTTATGTATTGAGTGGGTATTAAGTAAGACAATGTCAAAGGACCTTTTGGATGATGGGGGTATTAATCAGGCGCTTTTTGCTCCTTTATCGTATCACCATATGATTTTTCTTTGTCTCGTCGTATCCTTTGTTGAAGAAGCTTTATTTAGAGTTGTCCTGCAAACGCAATTTGGCCTTATTTTAGCGGCTTTGCTGTTTGCTTTTGTCCATTTTCGATATGTGAAACGACCTTTTTTGCTCGTGTTCGTAACGCTCGTTAGCTTTTGGATGGGTTTTTTATTTCAGGTGACAGCGTCGTTTTGGACCGTAGTCATTGCCCACACAATAATCAATTTAGCTGCAGGCCTACAACTAAAAAAACGAGAGAATGAATTGCATGATAAGTCAACAGGGGGGGATTGCGATGCAAACAAGAGCTGA
- the sigX gene encoding RNA polymerase sigma factor SigX, with protein sequence MHSLFQELYDKYHTDLFTFLVYMVKNREQAEDLVQEVYIKVLRSYDSFEGKSSEKTWLFSIAKHVAIDWLRSQKRKKEHSGDSFEWATAQLQQQPSPEDMPEEHALLMEDIRWLYECLDQCNEKQKTVLVLRYIQSLSIAETAEILDWSESKVKTTQHRAIKKLQRLMNASTGKGGSIHEKTSLDR encoded by the coding sequence GTGCATTCGCTGTTTCAGGAACTTTATGATAAATATCATACAGATTTATTTACATTTTTAGTGTATATGGTGAAAAATCGAGAGCAAGCTGAAGACCTCGTCCAAGAGGTTTACATTAAAGTGTTACGCTCCTATGATTCATTCGAAGGTAAAAGTTCAGAAAAAACGTGGCTTTTTTCCATTGCGAAGCATGTTGCAATTGATTGGCTCCGTAGTCAAAAAAGGAAAAAAGAGCATAGTGGCGACTCATTCGAATGGGCAACGGCTCAGTTGCAACAACAGCCGTCGCCGGAAGACATGCCTGAAGAGCATGCTTTGTTAATGGAGGACATTCGCTGGCTATATGAATGTCTTGATCAATGTAATGAAAAACAAAAGACGGTGCTTGTCTTAAGGTATATTCAATCGTTATCGATTGCTGAAACGGCGGAAATACTCGATTGGTCAGAAAGTAAAGTGAAAACGACACAGCACAGGGCGATCAAAAAGCTGCAGCGCCTAATGAATGCCTCGACCGGGAAAGGGGGGAGCATCCATGAAAAAACGTCATTGGACCGATGA
- a CDS encoding Glu/Leu/Phe/Val family dehydrogenase, which translates to MATKETKGSHEGQTDILISTQTVIMKALEKLGYPDEVYELLKEPIRLLTVRIPVRMDDGSIQIFTGYRSQHNDAVGPTKGGVRFHPNVTEKEVKALSIWMSLKAGIVDLPYGGGKGGIICDPREMSFRELERLSRGYVRAISQFVGPSKDIPAPDVFTNSQIMAWMMDEYSRIDEFNNPGFITGKPIVLGGSHGRESATAKGVTICIEEAAKKKNIDIKGARVVIQGFGNAGSFLAKFMHDAGAKVIAISDAYGALHDPNGLDIDYLLDRRDSFGTVTKLFNHTISNKELLELDCDILVPAAIENQITKDNANDINARIVVEAANGPTTLEATKLLTEREILLVPDVLASSGGVTVSYFEWVQNRQGYYWSEEEVEEKLRDVMVKAFANIYTTATNRRIDMRLAAYMVGVRKMAEAARFRGWI; encoded by the coding sequence ATGGCAACCAAGGAAACTAAGGGCTCTCATGAGGGGCAGACAGATATTTTAATATCGACCCAGACAGTAATCATGAAGGCGTTGGAAAAACTGGGCTACCCAGATGAAGTGTATGAACTACTAAAAGAGCCAATTCGTTTACTAACCGTCCGCATCCCTGTCCGAATGGATGACGGCTCAATTCAAATATTTACTGGCTACCGTTCTCAGCACAATGATGCGGTTGGTCCAACGAAAGGTGGCGTCCGCTTTCATCCAAACGTAACGGAGAAAGAAGTCAAGGCCTTATCAATCTGGATGAGTTTGAAAGCTGGCATTGTTGATCTACCTTATGGTGGTGGAAAAGGCGGTATTATATGTGACCCACGTGAAATGTCGTTTAGAGAGCTTGAGCGATTAAGTCGGGGATATGTACGAGCCATTAGCCAATTTGTTGGACCTTCGAAGGATATTCCAGCACCTGATGTATTTACAAATTCGCAAATTATGGCTTGGATGATGGATGAGTATAGCCGCATTGATGAATTTAATAACCCTGGATTTATAACCGGAAAGCCTATCGTTCTAGGGGGTTCTCACGGGCGTGAGTCAGCAACTGCAAAAGGTGTTACGATTTGTATAGAGGAAGCGGCGAAGAAAAAGAATATTGATATTAAAGGGGCTCGTGTCGTTATCCAAGGTTTTGGTAACGCAGGGAGCTTTCTTGCAAAGTTTATGCACGATGCCGGAGCGAAAGTCATTGCCATTTCAGACGCGTATGGTGCATTGCATGATCCGAACGGTCTCGATATCGATTATTTGCTTGATCGCCGAGATAGTTTTGGTACAGTGACGAAGCTGTTTAACCATACGATTTCCAATAAAGAGCTGCTTGAGCTTGATTGTGATATTCTCGTTCCGGCAGCGATTGAAAACCAGATTACGAAGGACAATGCCAACGATATTAATGCCCGTATTGTCGTCGAAGCTGCAAATGGGCCGACGACGCTTGAAGCGACGAAGCTGTTAACCGAGCGGGAAATTCTGCTTGTGCCGGATGTCCTCGCCAGCTCTGGCGGCGTCACTGTTTCTTACTTTGAATGGGTGCAAAACCGTCAAGGCTATTACTGGAGTGAAGAAGAGGTTGAAGAAAAGCTCCGTGATGTGATGGTCAAAGCATTTGCGAATATTTACACGACAGCTACGAATCGCCGAATTGATATGAGGCTCGCTGCATACATGGTTGGTGTTCGTAAAATGGCAGAAGCCGCGAGATTTCGTGGGTGGATTTAA
- a CDS encoding ferredoxin has protein sequence MAKYTIVDKDTCIACGACGAAAPDVFDYDDEGVSFSLLDDNQGTVICPDELEEDLMDAFEGCPTESIRIAEKPFDGDPNKFE, from the coding sequence ATGGCAAAATATACGATTGTTGATAAAGATACGTGCATCGCGTGCGGCGCGTGTGGCGCAGCAGCACCAGATGTTTTCGATTACGATGATGAAGGGGTTTCATTTTCATTACTTGACGATAACCAGGGCACTGTCATTTGCCCCGATGAACTAGAGGAAGATTTAATGGACGCATTCGAAGGGTGTCCAACAGAATCCATTCGTATAGCAGAAAAGCCATTTGATGGCGATCCAAATAAGTTTGAATAA
- a CDS encoding genetic competence negative regulator, translating to MRLERLTMDKIKIFLTYDDLYERGMTKEDLWHDAPKVHQLFRDMMKEASVELGFEAVGPIAVEVFSMQAQGMVIIMTKAGNHSLDDDYDEDYIEMQVTLDESDDIFYEFVSFEDFISLSAHLIRKGVERGRLYAFENRYFYSLSIEEVTPSELEGLVAILAEFGSPSTLTKYRVEEYGKVVIPHSAPKVIDQFFLST from the coding sequence TTGCGTCTTGAACGATTAACCATGGATAAGATTAAAATATTTTTAACATACGACGATTTATATGAAAGAGGAATGACGAAAGAAGATTTATGGCACGATGCACCTAAAGTTCATCAATTATTCAGGGACATGATGAAGGAAGCGAGTGTTGAACTAGGATTTGAGGCTGTTGGGCCAATCGCTGTTGAAGTCTTTTCAATGCAGGCGCAAGGCATGGTTATTATCATGACGAAAGCTGGAAACCACTCACTTGATGATGATTATGACGAAGACTATATTGAAATGCAGGTTACACTCGATGAAAGTGACGATATTTTTTATGAGTTTGTGAGCTTTGAGGACTTTATTTCACTCAGTGCACACTTGATTAGAAAAGGGGTGGAGAGAGGCAGGCTCTACGCTTTTGAAAATCGGTATTTTTACAGTCTAAGTATAGAGGAAGTTACTCCAAGCGAGCTTGAAGGCTTAGTGGCCATTTTAGCTGAGTTTGGCAGCCCCTCGACGTTAACGAAGTATCGGGTAGAGGAGTATGGAAAAGTCGTCATTCCTCATTCGGCTCCCAAAGTCATTGACCAGTTCTTTTTGTCGACATAA